One genomic segment of Streptomyces niveus includes these proteins:
- a CDS encoding M23 family metallopeptidase: MASNRPAPEASAPAHFGPGSRLTGTDDSNGEASRGWEEWNPTADSIRPVRGKHRVAKQRNALARSSTVLGVGVIAAVGAGGIASAQDKPAVSISLPDVISDSFPDAKSLPGVGSFMSDGDKKSDETPSPLTTAALTAADAQQGTTDSGEALRARILQQAEQQQAEADAAQKASAETAAAEKAAAEAKKQQTDAEEKAAEAKRKAKEAAEAKAEKERLEKLAASFSLPTSSYTLTSTYGQTGSMWSSGQHTGLDFAAPTGTPTKAVHSATVKSAGWSGSYGYRVVLELDDGSEIWYAHLSSMTVGAGQKVTTGETIGRVGATGNVTGPHLHLEVHTAGGSGIDPLSWLRSKGLAP; encoded by the coding sequence TTTCGGCCCCGGCAGCCGGCTCACCGGCACCGACGACAGCAACGGCGAGGCGAGCAGGGGCTGGGAGGAGTGGAATCCCACCGCGGACTCCATCCGTCCCGTACGCGGCAAGCACCGTGTCGCCAAGCAGCGCAACGCTCTCGCCCGCAGCTCCACGGTCCTCGGAGTAGGCGTCATCGCCGCGGTCGGCGCGGGAGGCATCGCCTCCGCCCAGGACAAGCCCGCGGTCTCGATATCACTTCCCGACGTGATCTCGGACAGTTTCCCCGACGCCAAGTCCCTTCCCGGCGTCGGGTCTTTCATGTCCGACGGCGACAAGAAGAGCGACGAGACGCCCTCTCCGCTCACCACGGCGGCCCTCACCGCCGCGGACGCCCAGCAGGGCACCACCGACTCCGGCGAGGCGCTGCGCGCCCGCATCCTCCAGCAGGCGGAGCAGCAGCAGGCCGAGGCCGACGCCGCCCAGAAGGCGAGCGCCGAGACGGCCGCCGCCGAGAAGGCAGCGGCCGAGGCCAAGAAGCAGCAGACCGACGCCGAGGAGAAGGCCGCCGAGGCGAAGCGCAAGGCCAAGGAAGCGGCGGAGGCCAAGGCGGAGAAGGAGCGCCTGGAGAAGCTGGCCGCCAGCTTCTCGCTGCCCACCTCCTCGTACACGCTCACCTCCACCTACGGCCAGACCGGCTCCATGTGGTCCTCCGGCCAGCACACCGGCCTGGACTTCGCGGCCCCCACGGGCACGCCCACCAAGGCCGTCCACAGCGCGACCGTCAAGTCGGCCGGCTGGTCGGGTTCGTACGGCTACCGCGTCGTGCTGGAGCTCGACGACGGTTCGGAGATCTGGTACGCCCACCTGTCCTCGATGACGGTCGGCGCCGGCCAGAAGGTCACCACCGGCGAGACCATCGGACGCGTGGGAGCCACCGGCAACGTCACCGGTCCGCACCTGCACCTCGAGGTGCACACCGCGGGCGGCAGCGGGATCGACCCGCTGAGCTGGCTGCGCAGCAAGGGCCTGGCCCCCTGA